The Alistipes sp. ZOR0009 genome contains the following window.
GGAAACGCCCTTGTTATGCTTTCATAGCCATCTTCTAAATCTTTATAGTCCATTTTTTCAGATTCCTTTATCAGCGGATATACCACGTAAATCTGACGGCCCTTGGCAATCTCCTCTTTCATAAATCCAAAGAGTCTTCTTCTATGGCTATCTGTAAAATGAATAGTTGTAATTGGTTTGCGCCCAGGTGGAAGCTCATCAATGACAGAAACATCTAAATCTCCGTACATCGTCATTGCCAATGTTCTAGGAATTGGGGTTGCTGACATTACAATAATATGCGGTGGCTGATGATTCTTAGTCCATAACTTCGCCCTTTGCATAACGCCAAATCGGTGCTGCTCATCGATTATAACTAAGCCTAAATTACGAAATTGAACAACATCTTCGATCAGTGCATGAGTTCCTATAAGGAGGTTTATTTTCCCGGCTACGAGCTGTTCATGCAGGTGTTTTCGCTCGCGTTTTTTCGTAGATCCTGTCAATAATGCTACTTCTACAGGCATATCTTTGAGCATTGAGCGAATGGACTCATAGTGCTGAGTTGCTAGAATTTCTGTTGGAGCCATCAAGCTAACCTGGTAGCCATTATCACTGGCTATCAAAGACATCATTAAGGCTACAAGCGTTTTGCCACTTCCTACATCCCCCTGCAAAAGGCGATTCATTTGCCTTCCACTCCCCATATCAGCACGCATTTCCTTTATGACTCTTTTTTGAGCATTAGTTAGAGGAAATGGAAGGTAATCGTGATAAAAAGTATTGAATTTATCACCAACAATCTTACATAACAGCCCCTTAAAACCTCTTTCTCTTAGAACTTTTTGTTTAAGCAGATTTATTTGAATATAGAATAGCTCCTCAAATTTTAATCGTTGTATGGCTGATTGAAGTAAATGCGAACTTTGAGGGAAATGTACATTGATAAGGGCATCCCGTAAAGGGAGCAACTTGAGCTTTTTAACCAAGTAATCAGGAAGCGATTCTCCTATTTGGTTTGCTACCGTTTGTAGCAAAGTGGCAACAATTCTAGAAAACGCTTTAGTTGACAAAAAACTATCTTTTAGAGTTTCTGTGCTACAATAAACGCCATGTATTGCCGTATTTATTATTCCTACCTCTACTTTAGGAACTTCAATTTCAGGATGAGCAATATTTAATTTTCCATTAAAAGTAGAAGGTTTGCCGAATAGTACGTAATCGGTACCTGCCTTGTACTTGTCTTTAATCCACTTTATTCCTTGAAACCAAATAACCTCAATTGAAGATCGTCCATCGCTAAAGTATCCAACTAGCCGTTTCGACCGTCCATCTCCAACTTGATCAAACCGTGTGAATTTTCCCCTGATCTGAACGTAAGGCATATCGGCATGCAACTCCGAAATCAAGTAAAACTTAGACCTATCAACATACCTAAAGGGGAATGTGTAAAGAAGATCTTCAAATGTTTTTATACTCAACTCTTTTTCCAAAAGTTGAGCTCTTTTGGGACCAACTCCTGGTATAAACTTTATCTCACTGTTCAAAATGCTCGAACGCATTGCCTTTTATTAATTTTACAATCAAAAATACTCTAAATTATGTTTTAAATTTGCAGTCAATTAGCAAAATGATGAAGAAAGTCTTTCAGGTAGCAGAATTTATCAAGTATTTAATAGGGGCTAAGCATTGGAGAGGGCACGGAGTACATTCGCCTTTCATGTATGATTTTGTCAGAAACACCCTAATGAAGGCGCATAAGCAGCCTAACTCGCGATTATATGAACGTGCTTTTAATAAAATAGCCCCTAAATATATTGAACAAAGTACATTTGGAGCCAAATGTAAGTCGGGTTGTATAACAAGCAATACGCAGTTTCGTAAGATTAGTATTACTCCAAAATATGGTAAACTGCTAAACAATATTGTAAAAAACTATCAACCACGACACATCCTCGAACTGGGTTCTGGTCTTGGTGTTTCTAGTTTCTATCTCGCATATCAAAATTTGAAAACCCAAATTGTCTCTGTAGAGGGCATGTCTAGCTATGCGTCCATATCAAGTAAATGCATGGAAGCACTGGATATCAAAAATGTTTCAATTAAAACTTGTAGCTTTGAGGATTATCTAAATTGTTTAGACAAGGAGTTGTTCGACCTTGTTTTTATCGATGGTTCGCATAGCTACAGCTCAACCATTAGCTATGTCGATGGCATTATGAGGCATACCTCCTCAAACGCATTTATAATAATTGACGATATCAGATGGTCGGCTGAAATGCAATTAGCATGGAATAAGATAAAAGAACACTCAAAGGTAAGAGTATCTGTCGATTTGGGGAGAATGGGCATGCTTTTTTTAAATCCTGAACTACAAAAGGAAGAGTATGTGATAAGATATTGATTTTTTTCTTAATTTCAAGAAAATTATTTGGCATCGCTTATGTCTAAAACTAGTATCATCGATATCCAAGGAATAACAAAGTTCTATAAAGTAGGAACGCAGGTTGTTAAAGCACTTCGTGGTGTAGATATCCAGATTGGAGCAAATGAGTATGTAGCAATCATGGGCCCTTCGGGTTCAGGAAAAACAACCCTAATGAATATTTTAGGCTGTTTGGATACCCCTACGGATGGTGTCTATATTCTAAATGGTACTGATGTAAGTAAAATGGTTGATGACGAGCTTGCCGACGTAAGAAATAAGGAAATTGGCTTCGTATTTCAAACATTTAACTTGCTTCCACGTTATTCCGCTCTGGATAACGTGATGTTACCACTCATTTATGCAGGATATACCAAAGAAGAACGAGAAATAAAGGCTAGAGAATCCCTTGAAAATGTTGGGCTGACCGATCGTATGGATCATAAGC
Protein-coding sequences here:
- a CDS encoding O-methyltransferase, yielding MMKKVFQVAEFIKYLIGAKHWRGHGVHSPFMYDFVRNTLMKAHKQPNSRLYERAFNKIAPKYIEQSTFGAKCKSGCITSNTQFRKISITPKYGKLLNNIVKNYQPRHILELGSGLGVSSFYLAYQNLKTQIVSVEGMSSYASISSKCMEALDIKNVSIKTCSFEDYLNCLDKELFDLVFIDGSHSYSSTISYVDGIMRHTSSNAFIIIDDIRWSAEMQLAWNKIKEHSKVRVSVDLGRMGMLFLNPELQKEEYVIRY
- a CDS encoding ABC transporter ATP-binding protein, which codes for MSKTSIIDIQGITKFYKVGTQVVKALRGVDIQIGANEYVAIMGPSGSGKTTLMNILGCLDTPTDGVYILNGTDVSKMVDDELADVRNKEIGFVFQTFNLLPRYSALDNVMLPLIYAGYTKEEREIKARESLENVGLTDRMDHKPNELSGGQRQRVAVARALINKPSIILADEPTGNLDTKTSIDIMNLFEEIYKKGNTIIVVTHEEDIAKHARRIVRLRDGVIESDYINENPTLFQEVKLEN
- the recG gene encoding ATP-dependent DNA helicase RecG, which translates into the protein MRSSILNSEIKFIPGVGPKRAQLLEKELSIKTFEDLLYTFPFRYVDRSKFYLISELHADMPYVQIRGKFTRFDQVGDGRSKRLVGYFSDGRSSIEVIWFQGIKWIKDKYKAGTDYVLFGKPSTFNGKLNIAHPEIEVPKVEVGIINTAIHGVYCSTETLKDSFLSTKAFSRIVATLLQTVANQIGESLPDYLVKKLKLLPLRDALINVHFPQSSHLLQSAIQRLKFEELFYIQINLLKQKVLRERGFKGLLCKIVGDKFNTFYHDYLPFPLTNAQKRVIKEMRADMGSGRQMNRLLQGDVGSGKTLVALMMSLIASDNGYQVSLMAPTEILATQHYESIRSMLKDMPVEVALLTGSTKKRERKHLHEQLVAGKINLLIGTHALIEDVVQFRNLGLVIIDEQHRFGVMQRAKLWTKNHQPPHIIVMSATPIPRTLAMTMYGDLDVSVIDELPPGRKPITTIHFTDSHRRRLFGFMKEEIAKGRQIYVVYPLIKESEKMDYKDLEDGYESITRAFPFPDYVTVVLHGKMKAEDKDLAMAQFASGKANIMVATTVIEVGVNVPNASVMVIESAERFGLSQLHQLRGRVGRGAEQSFCILMSGHKLSKESKKRLETMVDTSDGFEIAEVDLKLRGPGDLEGTQQSGIAFDLKIANLAKDGKILQYARTVAEEVLKEDPTLDNPQNVVIKEQLQRLSPENKVNLKEIS